From the genome of Fusobacterium varium, one region includes:
- a CDS encoding Na+/alanine symporter, whose translation MDQFEFLLERINGIIWGKWLVFILLGLGILYTFTNGFIQVRYFGFIMRKTLVESFKSRNDEKGEGSIPSFKAMMVTLAGNVGGGNVVGIATAITAGGMGAVFWMWVAAFFGMALKYGEIVLSQLYRGKDSDGNILSGPMYYIRDGLKMPWLGVVIAVLMCTKMMGANLVQSNTIAGILSSNYNIPTYITGIILICLLMAITLGGLKRVANMATALVPIMSIFYICAGILVILLNIHQVPIIFATIFREAFSLKAVAGGTGGYVMARALQYGITRGMYSNEAGEGTAPFAHGSAIVEHPCREGIAGVTEVFLDTIIVCTITALIVGVTGLYKTNTPGSVMAIEAFGTVWSPLKHAATISLLIFCFTTLMGQWFNAAKSFTYAFGPKVTARCRYVFPFLCIIGSITKISLVWTIQDLAMGLVVIPNMIALVVLFPKVREQTKDYFSNPKFYPGNK comes from the coding sequence ATGGACCAATTTGAATTTCTATTGGAAAGAATCAATGGAATAATATGGGGAAAATGGCTTGTTTTTATTTTATTAGGTCTTGGAATACTTTATACTTTTACAAATGGTTTTATACAAGTAAGATATTTTGGATTCATAATGAGAAAAACACTTGTAGAATCTTTTAAATCTAGAAATGATGAAAAAGGTGAAGGATCTATTCCTTCTTTTAAAGCAATGATGGTAACTCTGGCTGGAAATGTAGGTGGAGGAAATGTTGTTGGTATAGCTACTGCTATTACTGCTGGTGGTATGGGGGCCGTATTTTGGATGTGGGTTGCTGCATTTTTCGGAATGGCTTTAAAATATGGAGAAATTGTCCTTTCTCAGCTATATCGTGGAAAAGATTCAGATGGAAATATATTAAGTGGACCTATGTATTATATTAGAGATGGATTGAAAATGCCTTGGCTTGGTGTTGTCATCGCAGTACTTATGTGTACAAAAATGATGGGAGCAAACCTTGTTCAATCAAATACTATTGCTGGTATATTAAGTTCTAATTATAATATTCCTACGTATATTACTGGAATAATTTTAATCTGTCTTCTTATGGCTATCACACTTGGAGGTTTGAAAAGAGTTGCTAATATGGCAACAGCTCTTGTCCCTATAATGTCAATTTTCTACATCTGTGCTGGAATTTTAGTTATTTTATTAAATATTCACCAAGTTCCAATTATATTTGCAACTATTTTTAGAGAAGCTTTCTCTTTAAAAGCTGTTGCTGGTGGTACTGGAGGATATGTTATGGCAAGAGCTTTACAATATGGTATTACTCGTGGTATGTACTCTAATGAAGCTGGAGAAGGAACTGCCCCTTTTGCTCATGGTTCTGCAATAGTTGAACACCCTTGCAGAGAAGGTATCGCTGGAGTTACAGAAGTTTTTCTAGACACTATTATAGTTTGTACAATTACTGCTCTTATTGTTGGTGTTACTGGACTGTATAAGACAAACACTCCTGGTTCAGTAATGGCTATTGAAGCATTTGGTACTGTATGGTCACCATTAAAACATGCTGCTACTATATCCCTGTTAATATTCTGTTTTACTACTTTAATGGGACAATGGTTTAATGCTGCCAAAAGTTTCACATATGCTTTTGGACCTAAAGTAACTGCTAGATGCAGATATGTATTTCCTTTTTTATGTATTATTGGTTCAATAACTAAAATCAGTCTTGTTTGGACTATTCAGGATTTAGCTATGGGATTAGTTGTTATTCCTAATATGATAGCTCTTGTTGTTTTGTTTCCAAAAGTAAGAGAACAAACTAAAGATTATTTTTCAAATCCAAAATTTTATCCAGGAAATAAATAA
- the glcB gene encoding EIICBA-Glc 2 — MNKKVSFWEFFQGLGKTFMLPVSLLAACGIMLGIGSSFASSVTAEILPFLKNPILKVFFEFMATIGSFAFSNLPVMFAMAIPLGLARQDKGVAAFSGYVGFAMSSLSVNFFLKATGTLATPENMKAAGQSMVLGIQSIDIGVLGGVLIGIIVYKIHDRYCEIKLPDALAFFGGARFVPIATAVIVGVVSLLIPFIWPFFNNMIMGVGKMIGKAGAFGPFLFGAGEGLLRPFGLHHILVAMIRFTPAGGEAIVNGETVSGALTIFYKQFADGILDPNVTKFLSQGKMPSYMFGLPAIALAIYNTARPENRKKIKGLLASGLVACVIGGITEPLEFIFLFLSPVLYIFHCIMVGLGFMMMGILKVTIGNTDGNLIDFLVFGVLQGTRTKWYLVLLVGAVWFAVYYTVFKYAILKFNLKTPGREVITEGDNVKLGGYDEERMLKALGGKDNIVSLDNCITRLRMVVKDMSVVDSDEIKATGAIAVVKLDDTNLQVVIGPQVHVVKNKLEKLMKK; from the coding sequence ATGAATAAAAAAGTTAGTTTTTGGGAATTTTTTCAGGGATTAGGAAAAACATTTATGCTGCCAGTATCATTATTAGCAGCCTGTGGTATTATGCTTGGAATAGGAAGTTCATTTGCAAGTTCAGTAACAGCAGAAATACTTCCATTTTTAAAGAATCCAATTTTAAAAGTATTCTTTGAATTTATGGCTACAATAGGTTCATTTGCATTTTCAAATTTACCAGTAATGTTTGCAATGGCTATACCTTTAGGACTTGCAAGACAAGATAAAGGAGTAGCAGCATTTTCAGGATATGTTGGTTTTGCTATGTCAAGTTTATCTGTTAATTTCTTCTTAAAGGCTACAGGAACTTTAGCTACACCTGAAAATATGAAAGCAGCAGGACAATCTATGGTTCTTGGTATCCAAAGTATTGATATTGGAGTTCTTGGAGGAGTCTTAATTGGTATAATTGTTTATAAGATACATGATAGATATTGTGAAATAAAGCTTCCTGATGCACTTGCATTCTTTGGTGGAGCAAGATTTGTACCTATTGCTACAGCAGTAATAGTTGGAGTAGTTAGTCTATTAATTCCATTTATCTGGCCTTTCTTCAATAATATGATTATGGGTGTTGGAAAGATGATAGGGAAAGCAGGAGCATTTGGACCATTCCTATTTGGAGCTGGAGAAGGATTATTAAGACCATTTGGACTTCATCACATATTAGTTGCTATGATAAGATTTACACCAGCTGGAGGAGAGGCAATAGTAAATGGGGAAACTGTTTCAGGAGCACTTACAATATTCTATAAGCAGTTTGCTGATGGAATACTTGATCCTAATGTAACAAAATTCCTTTCTCAAGGAAAAATGCCATCATATATGTTTGGACTTCCAGCAATAGCTTTAGCAATATATAACACTGCAAGACCTGAGAATAGAAAGAAAATAAAAGGACTTCTTGCATCTGGACTTGTTGCTTGTGTAATTGGTGGAATAACAGAGCCATTAGAATTTATATTTCTTTTCCTATCACCAGTTTTATATATATTCCATTGTATAATGGTTGGACTTGGATTTATGATGATGGGAATATTAAAAGTAACTATTGGGAATACTGATGGAAATCTTATAGATTTTCTAGTATTTGGAGTATTACAAGGAACAAGAACAAAATGGTATTTAGTTCTTCTAGTTGGAGCTGTATGGTTTGCAGTATATTATACTGTATTTAAATATGCAATCCTAAAATTTAATTTAAAAACTCCAGGAAGAGAAGTAATTACTGAAGGAGATAATGTAAAATTAGGTGGATATGACGAAGAAAGAATGTTGAAAGCTTTAGGTGGAAAAGATAATATTGTTTCTTTAGATAACTGTATTACAAGACTTAGAATGGTTGTAAAAGATATGTCTGTTGTAGATTCAGATGAGATAAAAGCAACTGGAGCAATAGCAGTAGTAAAATTAGATGATACAAATCTTCAGGTAGTAATAGGACCTCAAGTACATGTTGTAAAAAATAAATTAGAAAAATTAATGAAAAAATAA
- a CDS encoding PTS system L-ascorbate-specific transporter subunit IIA, with protein sequence MLERFISKILENMDIEMGTHLLKDRELVEKFMKYLLPAIYRIKNNFYLNKKLDFSEIDIELFNKVKEIIEKNSHYLKEPLRDEEIFYVSKYIEEYMEQKRNKKISLKELLKLVQQNAKDVDNELLAESIKEKFGIFIDDDREKEIDYGLIKLLGKNRIFVSNERITFGNALEIGLNILLKDKCIKEKSIYNLKDMVEKFGRYLFIDKRILFCYDKEKENCIKPGITLVVSKEGIKVDEEEDADILFLLTARNKIEHLKVISELIRLIEKKNFLNEIIELKKPEDIKDKIKNLLKE encoded by the coding sequence ATGCTGGAAAGATTTATTTCTAAGATACTAGAAAATATGGATATAGAAATGGGAACTCATTTATTAAAAGACAGAGAATTAGTAGAAAAATTTATGAAGTATCTCCTACCTGCTATTTATCGAATAAAAAATAATTTTTATTTGAATAAAAAGCTTGATTTTAGTGAAATAGATATAGAGTTATTTAATAAAGTAAAGGAAATAATAGAAAAAAACAGTCATTATCTTAAGGAACCTCTAAGAGATGAAGAAATATTTTATGTTTCAAAATACATTGAAGAATATATGGAGCAGAAAAGAAATAAAAAAATTTCTTTAAAAGAATTATTAAAATTAGTACAGCAAAATGCAAAAGATGTAGATAATGAACTTTTAGCTGAAAGTATAAAAGAAAAATTTGGAATATTTATAGATGATGACAGAGAAAAGGAAATTGATTATGGCTTGATAAAATTATTAGGAAAAAATCGTATATTTGTTTCTAATGAAAGAATAACTTTTGGAAATGCTTTGGAGATTGGATTAAATATTCTTTTAAAAGATAAGTGTATAAAAGAGAAAAGTATATATAATTTAAAAGATATGGTAGAAAAATTTGGAAGATATCTTTTTATAGATAAAAGAATATTATTTTGCTATGATAAAGAGAAAGAAAATTGTATAAAGCCTGGAATAACTCTTGTTGTTTCAAAGGAAGGAATAAAAGTAGATGAAGAAGAAGATGCTGATATCTTGTTTCTTCTAACAGCACGAAATAAAATAGAACACTTAAAAGTTATATCTGAACTTATAAGATTGATAGAAAAGAAAAATTTTCTTAATGAAATAATTGAATTGAAAAAACCTGAGGATATAAAAGATAAAATAAAAAATCTTTTAAAAGAATAA
- a CDS encoding putative frv operon regulatory protein, whose translation MSLNRRDIKLLEKINNNIFPISSLAEKYSVSERNIRYSIDNINFYLRKMELPEIVIKKGNLEFSINDKELDSFIEALNMNIYVFSQEERKDYILINYLFRENVKISEMEEDLKVSRTTIKKDLKDLEKYLAEFELSFYRDENGMYITGKEKKLRHLKLLKMLDYIEIKNKNIVYIKKKYFNKKEEQKIIAEYIKEYDIKKYQM comes from the coding sequence ATGAGTTTAAATAGAAGAGATATAAAACTTTTAGAAAAAATAAATAATAATATTTTCCCTATAAGTTCTTTAGCAGAAAAATATAGTGTCAGTGAAAGAAATATAAGATACAGCATAGACAATATCAATTTTTATCTAAGAAAGATGGAGTTGCCAGAAATAGTAATAAAAAAAGGGAATCTTGAGTTTTCAATAAATGATAAAGAACTTGATAGTTTTATTGAAGCTTTAAATATGAACATATATGTTTTTTCTCAAGAGGAAAGAAAAGATTATATTCTTATAAATTATCTTTTTAGAGAAAATGTAAAGATTTCAGAGATGGAAGAAGACTTGAAAGTAAGTAGAACTACTATTAAGAAAGACTTAAAAGATTTAGAGAAATATCTTGCAGAATTTGAATTATCTTTTTATCGTGATGAAAATGGAATGTATATAACTGGGAAAGAAAAAAAATTAAGACATTTAAAACTATTAAAAATGCTTGATTATATAGAAATAAAAAATAAAAATATAGTTTATATAAAGAAAAAATATTTTAATAAAAAAGAAGAGCAGAAAATAATTGCTGAGTATATAAAAGAATATGATATAAAAAAATATCAGATGTAA
- the malY gene encoding aspartate aminotransferase, whose protein sequence is MVRKMKFDEVKDRRGTYCTQWDYVKDRFGKDDLLPFTISDMDLESPKEIVDALIKRINHRIFGYSRWNHDDFKNSIEGWYNRRFNFQIDKEWIVYSPSVIYAVSKFIEMKSEKGDGVLINTPGYDGFFKVIEDNDRKLLTSSLKKVKNSYEIDFDDFELKCREAKIFLLCSPHNPTGKVWTEEELKRMIEICKKYNVFIISDEIHMDIIYNGKHQPILSQAGDYIENIVLCTSASKTFNIPALCGSYLFITNQKDKDEFLRILKNRDALSSPSILAVIATITAYNECGYWVDELVKYTESNIKYVKEYLEKNIPILKCEIPQGAYFAWIDFSELGISNEEFQRNLIDIGGVAIMPGLTYGEEGRYFIRLNVGCSIKKVEEGLQRIEKAVKYIENKNN, encoded by the coding sequence ATGGTGAGAAAGATGAAATTTGATGAAGTAAAGGATAGAAGAGGTACTTACTGTACTCAGTGGGATTATGTGAAAGATAGATTCGGAAAGGATGATCTTCTTCCTTTCACTATATCAGACATGGATTTAGAATCTCCAAAAGAAATAGTAGATGCACTCATAAAAAGGATAAATCATAGAATATTTGGATATAGCAGATGGAATCATGATGATTTTAAAAATTCTATTGAAGGTTGGTATAATAGAAGATTTAATTTTCAAATAGACAAGGAATGGATAGTATATAGTCCAAGTGTTATATATGCTGTATCAAAGTTTATTGAAATGAAATCTGAAAAAGGAGATGGAGTACTTATTAATACTCCAGGATATGACGGATTTTTTAAAGTAATAGAAGATAATGATAGAAAATTACTTACTTCTTCATTAAAAAAAGTTAAAAATAGTTATGAAATAGACTTTGATGATTTTGAATTAAAATGCAGGGAAGCAAAAATATTTCTTTTATGCAGTCCTCACAATCCAACTGGAAAAGTATGGACTGAAGAAGAATTAAAAAGAATGATAGAAATATGTAAAAAGTATAATGTGTTTATAATTTCTGATGAAATACATATGGATATAATATACAATGGGAAGCATCAGCCTATTTTATCACAAGCAGGTGATTATATTGAAAATATAGTTTTATGCACATCTGCTTCAAAAACTTTTAATATTCCAGCACTATGTGGCTCTTATCTTTTTATTACAAATCAAAAAGATAAAGATGAGTTTTTAAGAATATTAAAAAATAGAGATGCACTTTCATCACCTTCAATACTTGCTGTAATAGCAACAATAACAGCTTATAATGAATGTGGGTATTGGGTAGATGAATTAGTAAAATATACAGAAAGCAATATAAAATATGTAAAAGAATATTTAGAAAAAAATATTCCAATATTAAAATGTGAAATTCCACAGGGAGCATATTTTGCATGGATAGATTTTTCAGAATTAGGTATCTCGAATGAGGAATTTCAAAGGAATCTTATTGATATTGGTGGAGTAGCAATAATGCCTGGACTTACTTATGGAGAGGAAGGTAGATATTTTATCAGACTTAATGTTGGTTGTTCTATCAAAAAAGTAGAAGAAGGGTTACAGCGAATAGAGAAAGCAGTAAAGTATATAGAAAATAAAAATAATTAA
- a CDS encoding Histidinol phosphatase and related hydrolases of the PHP family, producing MEVDMHIHTIASDGTFTPEEIVKRAKSLGMKSIAITDHDTIDGLEEGKRTAAEIGIEFIQGIEISCNVDNLEVHILGYFLNLNDEKFLAELEELKRARENRNRKVMEKLKICGIVVDMEKVKNMAPGNIISRVHIANYLVEIGAATSKNDAFERYLGKTGAAYVPKENFPPERAVKMLRANGAFISMAHPKLITQNDGLLENMISELKKIGLGGLEAIYSTFTPSEKRKYKKMAKRHSLLVTGGSDFHGANREGIDIGDTGLEYSQFRLIKERNSR from the coding sequence ATGGAAGTGGATATGCATATACATACTATAGCTTCTGATGGAACTTTCACACCAGAAGAAATAGTAAAAAGAGCAAAATCTCTTGGAATGAAAAGTATTGCTATAACAGATCACGATACAATAGATGGATTAGAAGAGGGAAAAAGAACTGCTGCTGAAATTGGCATAGAATTTATACAAGGAATAGAGATATCATGTAATGTTGATAATTTAGAAGTGCATATACTAGGGTATTTTCTTAACCTTAATGATGAAAAGTTTCTTGCTGAACTTGAGGAATTAAAAAGAGCAAGAGAAAATAGAAATAGAAAAGTAATGGAAAAATTAAAAATATGTGGTATAGTGGTAGATATGGAAAAAGTTAAAAATATGGCTCCTGGGAATATTATCAGCAGAGTTCATATAGCAAACTATCTTGTGGAGATAGGGGCAGCTACTTCTAAAAATGATGCTTTTGAAAGATATCTTGGAAAAACAGGTGCTGCCTATGTACCAAAAGAAAATTTTCCACCAGAGAGAGCAGTAAAAATGCTTCGTGCAAATGGAGCTTTCATATCTATGGCTCACCCCAAATTGATTACTCAAAATGATGGATTATTAGAAAATATGATATCAGAGTTAAAAAAAATTGGACTTGGAGGGTTAGAAGCAATATATAGTACTTTTACTCCTTCAGAAAAAAGAAAATATAAAAAAATGGCAAAAAGGCATTCTCTTTTAGTAACTGGAGGTTCAGATTTTCATGGAGCTAATAGGGAAGGAATAGATATAGGAGATACTGGATTGGAATATTCACAATTTAGATTAATAAAAGAGAGAAATAGCAGATAA
- the uppP gene encoding Undecaprenyl-diphosphatase, whose amino-acid sequence MNPFLIVIILGIVEGMTEFLPVSSTGHMILVEKFINSSFFSKSFMDSFLIIVQLGAILAVVIYFWKDINPFVKEKEVFVQRFRLWAKVVVGVFPAAVIGLLLDDYISEYFMGNVVVVAMTLIFYGIILIVVEKCYDGVAHIDSFQKLGYKTAFTVGLFQCLAMIPGTSRSGATIIGSLLLGLSRGVATEFSFFLAIPTMFGATLLKLMKNGLKFSPIEWQLLGVGSVVSFVVAYLVIRWFMQYIKREILFLLEYIE is encoded by the coding sequence ATGAACCCATTTTTGATTGTCATAATTTTAGGAATAGTAGAAGGTATGACAGAATTTCTTCCTGTAAGTAGTACAGGGCATATGATATTAGTAGAAAAATTTATAAACAGCAGTTTTTTTTCAAAAAGTTTTATGGATAGTTTTTTAATAATAGTTCAGCTTGGAGCAATACTTGCAGTAGTTATATATTTCTGGAAGGATATAAATCCCTTTGTAAAAGAAAAAGAAGTATTTGTACAAAGATTCAGACTTTGGGCAAAAGTGGTTGTAGGAGTATTTCCAGCAGCTGTTATAGGACTTCTTTTAGATGACTATATTTCTGAATATTTTATGGGAAATGTAGTTGTAGTGGCTATGACACTAATATTTTATGGAATTATTCTTATAGTTGTAGAAAAATGTTATGATGGTGTAGCACATATAGACTCGTTTCAAAAGTTAGGGTATAAGACAGCTTTTACAGTAGGATTATTTCAATGCCTTGCTATGATTCCAGGGACTTCAAGATCAGGAGCTACAATTATAGGAAGTTTACTTTTAGGACTTTCAAGAGGAGTAGCAACAGAGTTTTCTTTTTTCCTTGCAATACCTACTATGTTTGGAGCTACATTGCTAAAACTTATGAAAAATGGACTTAAATTTTCTCCTATTGAATGGCAGTTATTAGGAGTAGGATCAGTAGTTTCTTTTGTTGTGGCATATCTTGTTATAAGATGGTTTATGCAGTACATAAAAAGAGAGATTTTGTTTCTTTTGGAATATATAGAATAA
- the copZ gene encoding Copper-ion-binding protein, translating to MKKIIKIDGMGCQKCVAHVKEALENLDGVDLLEVKIGEASVDIPEGYDFKKIVEALDDAGYEVEE from the coding sequence ATGAAAAAAATAATAAAAATAGATGGTATGGGTTGTCAGAAATGTGTGGCACATGTGAAAGAGGCTTTGGAAAATTTAGATGGAGTGGATTTACTAGAGGTAAAAATTGGAGAAGCATCTGTGGATATTCCAGAAGGATATGATTTTAAGAAAATAGTTGAAGCATTAGATGATGCAGGATATGAGGTTGAGGAATAA
- a CDS encoding Protein of uncharacterised function (DUF541) has translation MYKKTLTILFALLLTSFVYSAPGEDNVLERERLQYGKEYIVTGKINDVSGVGEVTVKPDIIITNFELMTEADTLEKASEENAKSMNELKKYLLSIGVKENDIETSRYSKGEKVEAKFKDEKSNIYKTTFQVIITMENDKFYSVTDILNKENITELKNVNSDYRKNFYFVIESFDKNIETSRKLAKEKYDRIESALKKLGVQEVSIFNYNVQETKETEKKKTYTITHAFKVKMKSSVDMGKLLKKCETLRIKNPGSMVYDISEELRTKTTMEAYEKAMNNLYEKAKIIIKNRGYELGDVTIWDRTQNGGDYIPFPAPAVMMNQRSINASYFMNEEAMESTDIPFSTAQEMKITARISASFDIINKIK, from the coding sequence ATGTACAAAAAAACTTTAACAATATTATTTGCTCTTCTTTTAACTAGTTTTGTTTATTCAGCTCCAGGAGAAGATAATGTGTTGGAAAGAGAGAGATTACAGTATGGAAAGGAATATATTGTAACTGGAAAGATAAATGATGTATCTGGAGTGGGAGAAGTAACAGTGAAGCCAGATATAATAATTACAAATTTTGAACTTATGACAGAAGCTGATACATTGGAAAAAGCCTCAGAAGAGAATGCAAAATCTATGAATGAACTGAAAAAATATCTACTTTCAATAGGAGTAAAAGAAAATGACATTGAAACTTCAAGATATTCCAAAGGAGAAAAGGTAGAAGCAAAATTTAAAGATGAAAAATCAAATATATACAAAACAACTTTTCAAGTAATTATTACTATGGAAAATGATAAGTTTTATTCTGTCACAGATATATTGAACAAAGAAAATATTACAGAATTAAAAAATGTGAATAGTGATTATAGAAAAAATTTTTATTTTGTGATAGAATCATTTGATAAAAACATTGAAACTTCAAGAAAATTAGCAAAAGAAAAATATGACAGGATAGAATCAGCATTGAAAAAATTAGGAGTTCAAGAAGTATCCATTTTTAACTATAATGTACAGGAAACAAAGGAAACTGAGAAGAAAAAAACTTATACAATAACTCATGCTTTTAAAGTAAAAATGAAGTCATCGGTGGATATGGGAAAATTATTAAAAAAATGTGAAACTTTAAGAATAAAAAATCCAGGAAGTATGGTATATGATATTTCAGAAGAATTAAGAACTAAGACTACAATGGAAGCATATGAAAAAGCTATGAATAATTTATATGAAAAAGCAAAGATTATAATAAAAAACAGAGGATATGAACTTGGAGATGTGACTATCTGGGATAGAACTCAAAATGGTGGGGATTATATACCTTTTCCAGCACCAGCAGTTATGATGAATCAAAGAAGTATAAATGCTTCATATTTTATGAATGAAGAAGCAATGGAATCTACAGATATACCATTCTCAACTGCACAAGAAATGAAAATAACAGCAAGAATATCTGCTAGTTTTGATATAATAAATAAAATCAAATAA
- the hldD gene encoding ADP-L-glycero-D-manno-heptose-6-epimerase, producing MIIVTGAAGMIGSAFVWKLNEMGINDIIVVDKFRTEEKWLNLRKRDYADWVDRDDLFEWLSNPANAEKITGVVHMGACSATTEKDGDYLMSNNYGYSKKLWEFCAARQINYVYASSAATYGAGELGYNDDVTPEELKKLMPLNKYGYSKKIFDDWAFKQKITPKQWAGTKFFNVYGPQEYHKGRMASMVFHTFNQYKENGGVKLFKSHKEGYKDGEQLRDFVYLKDVVDVLYFLLTEKIESGVYNIGTGEARSFLDLSMATMRAASNNPKLAQEDVIEFIPMPEDLRGRYQYFTQATMEKLKRAGYTKEFHSLEDGIKDYVQNYMAKEDPYL from the coding sequence ATGATTATAGTAACTGGAGCAGCTGGAATGATAGGAAGCGCATTCGTTTGGAAATTAAACGAGATGGGAATTAATGATATCATAGTAGTTGATAAATTTAGAACAGAAGAAAAATGGCTTAATTTAAGAAAAAGAGATTATGCTGATTGGGTGGATAGAGATGATCTTTTTGAATGGCTTTCAAATCCTGCAAATGCTGAAAAAATAACAGGGGTTGTACATATGGGAGCTTGCTCTGCAACTACAGAGAAAGATGGAGATTATCTTATGTCTAATAATTATGGGTACAGTAAAAAATTATGGGAATTTTGTGCTGCAAGACAGATAAATTATGTATATGCTTCATCAGCAGCAACATATGGTGCTGGAGAGCTTGGATATAATGATGATGTAACACCTGAAGAATTAAAAAAACTTATGCCTTTAAACAAATATGGATACTCTAAAAAAATATTTGATGACTGGGCATTTAAACAAAAAATAACTCCAAAGCAATGGGCAGGAACTAAATTTTTTAATGTATATGGACCACAGGAATATCATAAAGGAAGAATGGCTTCAATGGTATTTCATACATTTAACCAATATAAAGAAAATGGTGGGGTAAAACTTTTTAAATCTCATAAAGAGGGATATAAAGATGGAGAACAATTAAGAGATTTTGTTTATTTAAAAGATGTAGTTGATGTTTTATATTTTTTATTAACAGAGAAAATAGAGTCAGGTGTATATAATATAGGAACAGGGGAAGCTAGAAGTTTCTTAGATTTGTCTATGGCAACAATGAGAGCAGCCTCTAACAATCCTAAACTTGCTCAGGAAGATGTAATTGAATTTATTCCTATGCCTGAAGATTTAAGAGGAAGATACCAATATTTTACACAGGCAACTATGGAAAAATTGAAAAGAGCAGGATATACAAAAGAATTTCATTCATTAGAAGATGGAATAAAAGATTATGTTCAAAATTATATGGCCAAAGAAGATCCATACTTATAG
- the ugpQ gene encoding Glycerophosphoryl diester phosphodiesterase, giving the protein MAKNFAHRGFSGKYPENTMLAFKKAIESGVDGIELDVQLTKDGEVVIIHDETIDRTTDGKGLVSSYTYEELSKFDASFIYRNQIEFNKIPTLREYFELIKNKKIITNIELKTGVFEYAGIEEKVWNLIQEYEMEEKVIISSFNHYSILRMKNIAPNLKYGLLSETWLINAGKYTHDLGIQCYHPVHYNLVPEVIDEIKKYGIEINTYTVNKESDIRYLIEKGIDIIIGNFPDLTGKIIKEYK; this is encoded by the coding sequence ATGGCAAAAAATTTTGCTCATAGAGGGTTTAGTGGAAAATATCCTGAAAATACAATGCTTGCTTTTAAAAAAGCTATTGAATCTGGTGTTGATGGGATAGAACTTGATGTTCAGCTCACTAAAGATGGAGAAGTAGTCATTATTCATGATGAAACAATAGACAGAACTACTGATGGAAAGGGATTGGTGTCCAGTTATACTTATGAAGAATTATCTAAATTTGATGCTTCATTCATTTATCGTAATCAAATAGAATTTAATAAAATTCCTACTTTAAGAGAATATTTTGAACTTATTAAAAATAAAAAAATAATAACTAACATTGAACTTAAAACAGGAGTTTTTGAGTATGCTGGTATTGAAGAAAAAGTATGGAATCTTATACAGGAATATGAAATGGAGGAAAAAGTTATAATTTCAAGTTTCAATCATTACAGCATACTTCGTATGAAAAATATAGCTCCTAACTTGAAATATGGTCTTTTATCTGAAACTTGGCTCATTAATGCTGGTAAATATACTCATGATTTAGGCATTCAATGTTACCACCCTGTACATTACAATTTAGTCCCTGAAGTTATAGATGAAATTAAAAAATATGGAATAGAAATAAATACATACACAGTAAACAAAGAAAGTGATATTCGTTATCTCATTGAAAAAGGTATTGATATTATCATTGGAAATTTTCCTGATTTGACAGGAAAAATAATCAAAGAATATAAATAA